A stretch of Clostridium formicaceticum DNA encodes these proteins:
- a CDS encoding ABC transporter ATP-binding protein yields MEIKNVRKIFRIGDEKVIALDDISMDIKAGEICCLLGTSGSGKSTLLNLMAGLEKPTKGSIKIHGKFIEKMSEKQLTKFRQKNVGFIFQSYNLMPTLNALENVSLPLTFRGVNKKVREKAAFMMLKAVGLEKYIKHKPTQMSGGQQQRVGIARAFVSKPPIVFADEPTGNLDSKTTQEVLQLMLSLAKKNHQTLIIVTHDRSIAAFADRTFYILDGNIEKVEVNYEENRGTSHEV; encoded by the coding sequence ATGGAGATAAAAAATGTTAGAAAAATATTTAGGATAGGAGATGAAAAAGTGATAGCGCTAGATGATATCTCCATGGATATCAAAGCTGGAGAAATTTGTTGTTTGTTAGGGACTTCTGGGTCTGGAAAGTCTACCCTCTTAAACCTGATGGCGGGGCTAGAAAAACCAACCAAGGGAAGTATTAAAATTCATGGAAAGTTTATTGAAAAAATGAGCGAAAAACAGTTAACAAAGTTTAGACAAAAAAATGTAGGTTTTATATTTCAGTCCTATAATTTAATGCCTACATTAAATGCATTGGAAAATGTTAGCTTACCACTAACCTTTAGGGGAGTAAATAAAAAGGTGCGAGAAAAGGCCGCTTTCATGATGCTTAAGGCTGTCGGACTGGAAAAATACATTAAGCACAAACCTACTCAGATGAGTGGGGGACAACAGCAGCGGGTAGGGATAGCAAGGGCTTTTGTCAGCAAACCTCCTATTGTTTTCGCTGATGAACCAACGGGTAACTTGGACTCGAAAACTACGCAGGAAGTATTGCAACTTATGTTAAGCTTAGCTAAAAAAAATCACCAAACATTGATTATTGTAACCCATGATAGAAGTATTGCAGCATTTGCCGATCGAACTTTTTATATTTTAGACGGCAATATTGAAAAAGTTGAAGTAAATTATGAAGAGAATAGGGGGACAAGCCATGAAGTATAA
- a CDS encoding nitroreductase family protein translates to MLDLLKKRRSIRKFEEAKVEQEKIDALIKAALLAPSSRSIRPWEFIVVTDEKLIADLSKAKEHGASFLKDAPLAIVVLGDERKSDVWVEDTSIASILIQVMAETMGLGSCWIQIRERQHSAEIAAESYVKKTLDIPEEMRVESIIAIGYPDEEKSLYQEKDLLYEKVFTNKYKKN, encoded by the coding sequence ATGTTAGATTTATTAAAGAAAAGAAGAAGTATTCGCAAGTTTGAGGAAGCAAAAGTAGAACAAGAAAAAATTGATGCGTTGATAAAGGCAGCTTTATTAGCTCCATCTTCTAGGAGTATTCGACCTTGGGAGTTTATTGTGGTAACGGATGAGAAGTTGATAGCAGATCTTTCTAAAGCAAAAGAGCATGGTGCTTCTTTTTTAAAGGATGCTCCTTTGGCTATTGTAGTTTTGGGAGATGAGAGGAAAAGTGATGTTTGGGTGGAGGATACTTCCATTGCATCTATTTTGATTCAAGTCATGGCAGAGACTATGGGTTTAGGTTCATGTTGGATTCAGATAAGAGAAAGACAACATAGTGCAGAAATTGCAGCAGAATCCTATGTTAAAAAGACGCTGGATATTCCCGAGGAAATGAGGGTTGAATCTATTATAGCCATAGGTTATCCTGACGAAGAAAAGTCTCTCTACCAGGAAAAAGACTTGTTGTATGAAAAAGTTTTTACAAATAAATACAAAAAAAATTAA
- a CDS encoding permease, protein MFERFGHLVAPYVVRFIHWILQLLGFDIWTGDTFYDAVHFFIYDTVKIIFLLSFMIFIITYIRSYFPPEKVKAMLAKFHGIWAYVIASMLGVVSPFCSCSTVPIFIGFVEAGIPLGVTFTFLVTSPIVNEIALGYLFVSFGPKIAILYTLAGMAIGIITGLIIEKFNLYHLVEEYVFNIKIGETAATEMTRKQRLIHAKDSVVDIVRDIWIYVVIGIGIGALIHGWAPEDLLAKYAGPNNPLAVFVGVLFGIPLYSNAVGTIPIAEALINKGVGVGTALAFMMSVVALSLPSIILLKKVIKPKLIGIFVSITGIGIVLVGFLFNWVL, encoded by the coding sequence TTCACTGGATTTTACAGCTTCTTGGTTTTGATATCTGGACAGGAGATACTTTTTATGATGCAGTTCATTTTTTTATCTATGATACTGTAAAAATAATATTTTTACTTAGCTTCATGATTTTTATCATAACCTATATCCGTAGCTATTTTCCCCCAGAAAAGGTGAAGGCAATGTTGGCGAAGTTTCATGGGATTTGGGCATATGTGATTGCTTCTATGTTGGGAGTGGTTTCACCTTTTTGTTCCTGCTCCACTGTACCTATCTTTATTGGTTTTGTGGAGGCAGGGATTCCATTAGGCGTTACCTTCACCTTTTTAGTAACTTCTCCTATTGTCAATGAAATTGCTTTAGGATATCTATTTGTTAGTTTTGGTCCTAAAATAGCTATTTTATATACCTTGGCGGGCATGGCTATTGGAATTATTACTGGATTAATCATAGAGAAATTTAACCTATATCACCTAGTGGAAGAATATGTTTTTAACATAAAAATAGGTGAGACAGCAGCAACGGAAATGACAAGAAAGCAACGACTTATTCACGCTAAGGATAGTGTGGTGGATATTGTAAGGGATATTTGGATATATGTTGTTATAGGGATTGGCATTGGGGCATTGATCCATGGATGGGCACCAGAAGATTTGTTAGCTAAATATGCAGGACCCAACAATCCTTTAGCAGTTTTCGTAGGGGTATTATTTGGAATTCCCTTATATTCTAATGCCGTTGGTACTATACCTATTGCGGAAGCATTGATTAATAAAGGAGTAGGGGTTGGTACAGCACTGGCCTTTATGATGTCTGTTGTAGCTTTATCCTTACCCTCTATTATTCTGTTAAAAAAGGTAATAAAGCCAAAATTGATTGGTATTTTCGTGAGTATTACGGGGATTGGAATTGTATTGGTGGGATTTTTGTTTAATTGGGTCTTATAG